TCTGTCGCTGCAGCTACAGCCTGCACATTTTCAGAAGCCTGTTCAGCCGATGCCGCAGCTTCATTGGATTGCACATCCACATCCCCGGTGGCATCAATCGCATCTTGCGTCGCTGTTTGGAGCGTCTGGCTTTGACGTACAGCCTCAGCAACCGTACCGTTGACCTCCCCTTCCAACGCATCTGACAAAGACATCATTTCACGTTTAAGCGCAACTTCACGGTCTTTTTCAGCCTTTAAGACCTCAACACCGCGTAGCTCATTGGCATTGGTCTTAAAAACCTCCAACGTGCGGGCCATGGAACCAATTTCATCTTGTTGCTTTGTGCGTGGAATGGAAACTTCATTGTTGCCTTTGCTCAATTGCGTCATCACATCACGAATATCCGTGATTGGGGCAAGAAGGCGAACCCGTGTAAACCAAATAAAGAAAAGAAGAAGTGACAGCAAAAGCAAAGCATACAAGACGCTGGCTGCTGTCAGGATTTGCCCCAGATCTTCCACACCTGAGATAATATCCTGTAGTTCATTGCGTTCTGATACGTCTGACATGAAGCTGAGCAGGTACATAGATGCCCCTGTCCCTACCAGCATCAAAAAGGCAAGCAGACTTGGAATTACAAGCCCAATTGTCTTAATTTTCATATCCTGAATGAAAGACATATAGTGTCCCCTAGCATTTTTATTATCAATTATAATTTTTTGTAATTAATAATATAGGAAAAGGGGGAGGATATTCAATTACCACTAGGTATTAGGTGCCTTGCAGCAATTATCTACATATGTACACATAAAAAATGACGTAAATACAGTTATGTCATTCGTTTTATAGATGTTTTTACAAGTCAGGAACGCAGCCAGGCGTCAATACCGCCCCGCAAATTCGTGGTATTATCGTAGCCCTGCTGACGCAGCCAGCCCGTCACCTGCATGGATCGACCACCCAGATGGCACATGACAACCACAGTCTTATCCTGCGGGATTTTATCCAGATTTTGCGGAACCTCATTCATTGGAATTTCCAAAGCCCCGTCAAAAGACTGTGCCGCTGTTTCCGCAGGCTCACGGACATCCAGCACCACATGGTCATGGCTGTCGG
This sequence is a window from Terasakiella sp. SH-1. Protein-coding genes within it:
- a CDS encoding rhodanese-like domain-containing protein, with translation MTDLLPLEIDIATLKQYRADSHDHVVLDVREPAETAAQSFDGALEIPMNEVPQNLDKIPQDKTVVVMCHLGGRSMQVTGWLRQQGYDNTTNLRGGIDAWLRS